The Fluviispira sanaruensis sequence GAAGTTGGTTTAAATCCTGAATCAATTGATCGATATCCCCACGAATTTTCTGGTGGGCAAAGACAACGTATTGGTATTGCCCGCGCTTTAGCTCTCAATCCAAAAATTATTGTATGTGATGAACCGGTGAGCGCACTCGATGTTTCAATTCAAAGTCAAATATTAAATTTAATGATGGATTTAAGAGATAAATATAATTTATCTTATATTTTTATTGCCCACGATTTATCTGTAATAGAACATATATCAGACAATGTTGCTGTTATGTATTTGGGTAAAATCGTTGAACACACTTCGTCTGAAAATTTATACAAAAATCCTATTCACCCTTACACCCGTGCGTTGATTTCAAGTATTCCTAGACATGATTTTACAGCAAAAAGAGATCGTCATGTTATACAAGGAGATGTTCCAAGTCCTATAAATCCTCCTACAGGCTGTAGATTTCATACTCGCTGCCCTTTTGTAAAAGATATTTGCAAATCTAAAGAACCCTTACTTGAAAATACAGGTTCACAGATCAATCCGCATTTTGTTTCCTGTCACTTTAGTAATGAATTAAAAAATAAATTAACTGTTTAATAAAAATATTGAATTTTTTAAAACACTCATCTCCAATTTATTTCTTTACATAATTGTATTTTTAGTACATCATACATAGAAATAAATTGGAGGAAAGTTTATGCAAAAGAATCACAAATCTATAGGTCTCGTAGGCTATCACTCAGTTCAATTCTTTACACGCGAACTTGAAAAAACAGTCAATTGGCATAAAGAAAAATTTGGTTTTATTGAAATGGCGAAATCTTCTCCAGAATGGGAAAAAAGGAATGGTATGCGCTCTATTGTTTTAAATGGAGCAGGAAAACTAGGTTGGATATTTACAGAGCCAATTGAAAAAGCGTCTTCTGCTGGTAGATATTTAAGTATGCATCCGGATGGGGCTGCTTTTTTAAACTTTAGAGTTAAAAATTTAAAACACACAGCTGAGTTTTTAGTGGATAAAAAAGCTCCTTTTCTCTATGATATTGAAACGCATAAATCGAAAAATGACGGTTACTGGAATGAAACCGCAATTGCAACTGCAATTGATGATGTTGGTTTCCGTTTTATCGAAGAAAAGAATTACGATCAATTTGCCCCAGGTTTTATTTGGACAAACAAAGATGCCAAAGATCAACCAAATTCACTTGGTCTCGATCTTGGAATTGATCACGTGACTTGCAATGCGCGCTCTATGCACTCTCTAACTGAATTTTACAGACACTGTCTTGGCTTTGAGCAGTATTGGGGAATAGAATTCCACACAGCCCATCATACAACGGAGCACAGCACAGGTTCTGGTCTAGAGAGTATTGTGATGTGGGATAAAGAGAGCGGAATCAAGTTTGCAACGAATCAACCTCTTGCCCCTTATTTCCATAATTCACAGATTGAAATTTATATTGAGGACAATCGGGGCTCAGGTATTCAACATCTTGCACTTGGCACTAAAAATATAATTCATGCTGTGAGTCAGATCAAAGAAAGAAATGCTGTTTTTCTAGATGCATCAGATAAATATTATCAACAACTCCCAGAACGTATGCATAAAATGAAATTGAAAAAAATCAACGAGCCAATGGATGTAGTGCAAAAAAATAATATTCTTCTTGATGGTGCAGATGGAAAATATTTATTACAAATATTCATGAAAGAACAAAGCATTCAGTTTAATGAAAAAGAATATGGTCCTTTTTTCTATGAAATTATTCAAAGACAAGGTGATGAAAGCTTTGGAGAAGGCAACTTTAAAGCTCTTTTTGACAGCATTGAAAAGCAACAGGTAGCTGATCAGAGACAGGAAATGCGAGATAGAAGCGACTCCCTCGCTTAACTGCAATTTTTTTAAAAAAAGCTTGCGCAGCCTAAATACGCATGCTAAACCTCAACGCCTGTATTGGAGAAGTTCGGCACACGTTTCGACTTCCCAACTTTCTTTGTGAGGAGACAAAAAAATGGGTAAGAGCGACAACCGCCGTACGTTTAAAATGAAGAGAAAAAAATCTCAAGTAGCTAAAAAAGCTCGTATTAAAGCTAAAATTGTAGCAGCTCAGGCTGTTGCTAAAAAAACTTCTGCAAAGAAGTAAGAGTTTTTGATTTTAATGGAGAGATGGCCGAGTGGCTTAAGGCGGCGGTCTTGAAAACCGTTGTGGGTGCAAGCCTACCGGGGGTTCGAATCCCTCTCTCTCCGCCATTTTAAAACCCCAGCTTATTTTCATAGGCTGGGGTTTTTAGTTATGGGAATCTTAGAGAACAGGCGATCTCATCCATTCACAGTTAAGCCATTCATGATTCCATTCGTATCCCAAGATTGCCCCTAGAATGACCAGAAATCCTGGTAGACAAGTATTATTTTTTAATTTCAATTAAAACAGCATTAAAATTTTGTTTGGTGAAAATGGTCATTAATCTATATATTTTATATTTTTGCAAATTACTATTGTATATTATGTGATTTTTTTTTTAAAAGGATTAATTATGAAATATTTGAACGAGCTAGAAAACGAAGAACTTTTTGATATCGATTTTAATATCACAGCTATAAACGTAATCGTGAGTGCAGATAGGAGTAGAGAAGATTCTTGTTGGAATGTGTGTCGATAAATTTCAGCAAATTTTGTTCTTAACTATTTTTTCAATATCGGATTCATTTAAATAATGAGATCTATTTGAATCATAAGGAATTTTAATTTTGCAATTATCAGTTGGTCTAAATACTGAATTTTCAAAACGATATCTTATTTCCATTTTTGCATTTAAAAATTTATTTTCACTCAACGCAAAAACATCCCAAGAATGATTTAAAATAGATGTTTTTGCAGGTTGTGGAACATAATAGCTTTGTCCAAAATTATCCATACACAGCTTCTGCAAATAATTGATATATATTTCATCCACATTTTCAAGCATAAAAAAGCTAAACGAATGTCGTCCAAATTTTTTCTTTTTCCAATGACCTTCCAATTCAATCCTATCTCCAGAACTATTTTTTAACCATTGCCAGGTATCTTCATTCGGTGAATAACAAAAAATATATGCTCTCTCAGAAGCATGCAGCGAGAATGAAGTTAAAGAAAAAAGAGAAACGTATTTAAAAAATTTGTTATTTTTTTTCATTAATTATCTCCTGAGTTTACTCAATATATAATAATTAAATAAAAAAAATTATAATAAATGTCAAATATTTTAGCATATATAATAATAAGTAGATAAATAATCTATTTATTATTTTTCAAATTATAATACATTGCAGCCTTTTCAAGGATTTCATTATTATTTTTGGTTGTCTCTAAAATAATATTTTGAACTCCATAATCAAAACCAAGATAATTTAATGCAGAAATTAAATTACTTCTGGCATTTTCTTTTATAATTGGATTTGCTTTGGTTTGTTTAGAAAGTTTTTGTCCAAACTCATTCATAACAACAGGAATATGTGCATAAATGGGGGTTTTAAAATTTAAACATCTCTGTAAATATATTTGTCTCGGAGTTTGAAAGTATAGATCGCTTCCTCGCACAACTTCGGTAATTCCTTGTAAATGGTCATCAACAACAACAGCAAGTTGATAAGAAGCAAAGTTTTCGGATCTCCATATAATAAAATCACCAACATCTTCAGCTAAATTTTGAGTTAGATCACCTCTAAGCAAATCATGGAAAGAAATTATCGTTTCAAAAGTTTTTATTCTTTGAGAATGCTTTAAAAATGAAGGATTATTAAAATTTCTACACTTACCACTATAAATAGATTCGCCAGATAAAGAGTTTTTTTTATTTTTTGAAATTTCTCTTCTCGTACAAATACAATTGTATATTAAATCTTTTACCTTTAAAATTTCTACATATTCTTGATATATGTTGCTTCTTTTAGATTGATAGATAATTTCATCATCCCATTGAAAACCATAATTTTCCAAAGTCGCCAAAATGGAGTGAATTGCCCCTTTTTCTATCCGAGTCGTATCTACGTCTTCAATTCTGAGCAACCATTTTCCAGCTTGGGAGCGTGCTCTCAGATAACTTGCCAATGCAGTCACCAATGAACCAAAATGAAGTTTGCCTGTGGGAGAGGGGGCAAAGCGACCTATATATTTTTTAGGTGTAGTCATCATAATTTGATAGGATAAATAGGAATGGTGAAGGGTCAGGGACTCGAACCCTGGACCAAGAGATTAAGAGTCTCTTGCTCTACCAACTGAGCTAACCCTCCACAAGTATTCTTGTGTTGTTATCGGAGAAGGGTTTTGAAGTCAAGAGTAGAATTAAAAAAAAAGCATATGGAAATGACTCCATATGCTTAAAAATAATTATGCAATAAACTTAGAATTATTTACCAAGAATAAGGAATGCAATAATTAAGCCTAAGATTGCTTGGAATTCAATAAGCGCCATTGCAAGAAGGAATGGTGTGAATATTTTATTATAAGCTTGTGGGTTACGCCCAATACTTTCGAGAGCGCCTCTTGCAGCAGTACCTTGACCTTGACCAGCACCAACAACAGCTAGACCAATTGCAAGTCCTGCACCGATTAATTTAAGGCCTGTTCCAGTAGACATTCCAGAAGTTGCAGCTTCTTCAGCTAAAGCTGGTAGTGTTGTTAAAAGTGCCGTTGTCGCAGCTACAGTCATTAAAGCAAATTTGCTTTTCATATTCTTCTCCTAAATAAAAACAAATGAAACTAATAAAAACCAAACCATTTAATATTTTATGAATGCAGAATACCAGTTCTCATTCACAGATCCCAAAAGGATCTCCTCAAAGAGGTCAGGAACATTATAAATTCAATTAAAAAAATTAAATGGAAAATTTAATTAACGAATTAATAATCCCTTTAAATCCATTAAACAAAAGCACTCAAAATTAATGATGAGCTTTTGATTCAAGTGCAAGTTTAATATATACAGCACTCAAAGTCATAAAAATAAATGCTTGGAGGCATGCCACGAAAGTACCAAAACCTAAGAATATTGCAGGAATTGGAATAAATGGAATATAAAAATCTTTCATTAATCCTGAAAATATTGCAAAAACAAAGTGATCTCCAGAAATATTTCCAAAAATACGAAGAGATAACGAAAGAGGACGCGATAAAAGACTAATTAATTCAATTAAAAACATAAGAGGAGCCATCCATAATACAGGACCAGCTAAATGTTTAATATAACTGAAACCAGCTTCTTTCAGACCATAATAATTGAAATATACAAAAATTGCCATTGCTGCAGCAAAAGTGAAAGACATGCTTGATGTAGCAGGAGAAAATCCAGGTAAAACACCAGACAAGTTAGAAACAATTAATACAAAAAATGTTCCACCTAACACGCCTACAAAGCGCATCCATTCTTTTTCACCTATTGTAGATTCGAGAGTCGAAGACACAACAGACCAGCCTATTTCAAAAAACGCGATCAAACCAAATTTCTTTGGAGGAAGAATTTCTTCATCACTCATTTGTTCTGGCTTCATGCGGGCAAAACCAGATATATAGGCTATCGCTGCTAAAAGAAGCACTGCAAAGGCAGACGCAAAAACGGGAGACCAGTGCTCTGCTTTTAGGGCAATCAAATTTGCAGAATTTTCATTACTAAAGAGAGAAAAGAATCTAACTAAAATTTCATGATACCAATTCACAACCTGGACTCCCGAAGAATCTGCATGAGCTGCAGGCATAATAGCAAGTGATAAAAAACCTAATATAGCAATAATTTTACGTTTCATATTGTTTATAAAGGATCCCTTCGTAAAATATCAAAGCAAACACTTGCCAATTACCTTAATGAAACTCTTCTTGCAAGTAGGTAGAGCAAAAAGGTGACTATGGAAGATAAAAAAAAGACCACTAAATTTAAAACAAGATGTTCTGTCTCAAATTTAATCAATAAAAACGCAAGCATGGCAAAACCAGAGTATTTCAATAACATCGCAAAGAATTTACCAAACCCACCTTTACCCATGCCTTGATCAAGCGTGGCTTTTGTCTGAAGCACTACGCCTAACATAATAATAAGACCACATAAACCATAAAGAACAATTAATAACATTTCATTCACTCTTATCTCCGTGACCCTTTTTTTTACGATTGATTAGATCTTTAAATGATTTATAAATAAGTAAAGAAGAAATAAAAACAAGCAAAAGCGTTATCGTTAATTCAAACTGAAGTGACGATACTCCAAA is a genomic window containing:
- a CDS encoding dipeptide ABC transporter ATP-binding protein is translated as MDEDILQIKNLVKYFPIFGGIFGKEVAKVHAVDDISFKLKKGQTLGLVGESGCGKSTLGRTILRLLEPTSGHIIFDGKDITKLSQKEMRTLRKEIQIVFQDPFASLNPRMSVREILSEPFEIHNLYKNPDERKNKLANILNEVGLNPESIDRYPHEFSGGQRQRIGIARALALNPKIIVCDEPVSALDVSIQSQILNLMMDLRDKYNLSYIFIAHDLSVIEHISDNVAVMYLGKIVEHTSSENLYKNPIHPYTRALISSIPRHDFTAKRDRHVIQGDVPSPINPPTGCRFHTRCPFVKDICKSKEPLLENTGSQINPHFVSCHFSNELKNKLTV
- a CDS encoding 4-hydroxyphenylpyruvate dioxygenase family protein — protein: MQKNHKSIGLVGYHSVQFFTRELEKTVNWHKEKFGFIEMAKSSPEWEKRNGMRSIVLNGAGKLGWIFTEPIEKASSAGRYLSMHPDGAAFLNFRVKNLKHTAEFLVDKKAPFLYDIETHKSKNDGYWNETAIATAIDDVGFRFIEEKNYDQFAPGFIWTNKDAKDQPNSLGLDLGIDHVTCNARSMHSLTEFYRHCLGFEQYWGIEFHTAHHTTEHSTGSGLESIVMWDKESGIKFATNQPLAPYFHNSQIEIYIEDNRGSGIQHLALGTKNIIHAVSQIKERNAVFLDASDKYYQQLPERMHKMKLKKINEPMDVVQKNNILLDGADGKYLLQIFMKEQSIQFNEKEYGPFFYEIIQRQGDESFGEGNFKALFDSIEKQQVADQRQEMRDRSDSLA
- the gluQRS gene encoding tRNA glutamyl-Q(34) synthetase GluQRS codes for the protein MTTPKKYIGRFAPSPTGKLHFGSLVTALASYLRARSQAGKWLLRIEDVDTTRIEKGAIHSILATLENYGFQWDDEIIYQSKRSNIYQEYVEILKVKDLIYNCICTRREISKNKKNSLSGESIYSGKCRNFNNPSFLKHSQRIKTFETIISFHDLLRGDLTQNLAEDVGDFIIWRSENFASYQLAVVVDDHLQGITEVVRGSDLYFQTPRQIYLQRCLNFKTPIYAHIPVVMNEFGQKLSKQTKANPIIKENARSNLISALNYLGFDYGVQNIILETTKNNNEILEKAAMYYNLKNNK
- a CDS encoding ATP synthase F0 subunit C is translated as MKSKFALMTVAATTALLTTLPALAEEAATSGMSTGTGLKLIGAGLAIGLAVVGAGQGQGTAARGALESIGRNPQAYNKIFTPFLLAMALIEFQAILGLIIAFLILGK
- the atpB gene encoding F0F1 ATP synthase subunit A produces the protein MKRKIIAILGFLSLAIMPAAHADSSGVQVVNWYHEILVRFFSLFSNENSANLIALKAEHWSPVFASAFAVLLLAAIAYISGFARMKPEQMSDEEILPPKKFGLIAFFEIGWSVVSSTLESTIGEKEWMRFVGVLGGTFFVLIVSNLSGVLPGFSPATSSMSFTFAAAMAIFVYFNYYGLKEAGFSYIKHLAGPVLWMAPLMFLIELISLLSRPLSLSLRIFGNISGDHFVFAIFSGLMKDFYIPFIPIPAIFLGFGTFVACLQAFIFMTLSAVYIKLALESKAHH